A stretch of Salvelinus alpinus chromosome 4, SLU_Salpinus.1, whole genome shotgun sequence DNA encodes these proteins:
- the LOC139573697 gene encoding lysM and putative peptidoglycan-binding domain-containing protein 1-like — protein sequence MFHGERAPLSTSGRGLLRGNRTRSYGSLVQSNLSPVRQRRIEHQVQPGETLQGLALKYGVSMEQIKRANRLYTNDSIFIKKSLSIPVLSDYNSDANSGVDVTEDDSGQVQDSTSKEGSTQNGKPVNNSEKTQEGISELSPMNFLKRMDRMISQSKQAVKRCQEGEKRLTSLEAACTSKTTDRRFTRSNSATVVTSPRMHQQAILGAVPLTITKCTKKLREREDEIFEL from the exons ATGTTCCACGGGGAACGGGCTCCTCTTTCAACCAGTGGACGCGGTCTACTCCGCGGTAACCGCACGAGGTCATATGGCAGTCTTGTACAATCCAACCTTTCTCCGGTACGACAAAGACGAATTGAACACCAGGTTCAACCAGGAGAGACGTTGCAAGGACTCGCGTTGAAATATGGAGTATCT ATGGAACAAATCAAAAGAGCAAATAGACTGTACACGAATGACTCAATATTCATAAAGAAGTCTCTTTCCATACCTGTGCTGTCAGACTACAACAGTGATGCTAATAGTGGGGTAGATGTGACTGAGGATGACTCAGGCCAGGTACAGGACAGTACAAGTAAAGAAGGCTCTACTCAAAATGGGAAGCCAGTGAACAACTCTGAAAAGACACAAGAAGGCATATCAGAACTTTCTCCAATGAATTTCTTAAAAAGGATGGATCGTATGATCAGCCAGTCCAAGCAAGCTGTGAAAAGATGCCAAGAGGGAGAAAAACG ATTGACGTCTTTGGAAGCAGCTTGTACCAGTAAGACAACAGACCGTCGATTTACAAGGTCAAACAGTGCCACGGTCGTCACCTCTCCCAGAATGCATCAGCAAGCCATACTTGGTGCAGTGCCCCTCACCATCACCAAATGCACCAAgaaactgagagaaagagaggatgagaTCTTTGAGTTGTGA
- the scnm1 gene encoding sodium channel modifier 1 isoform X1 — protein sequence MSFKRDGNDQSQLNILKKRRVADLLSNFIPEDEAALMKNGRYTCLVCSYRPVFDTVDILTVHRKGKRHLEGMKWFYGKKTQLKNEISKRKHENYVQAEDSQQEPSSSAPLLTQTRKLTHHALLKTVPYNSCHTKTSTKSEKGSTSSIPDCDISPSSTRLSSPHQTSVETIRDTDIMSLPSSNSNTAVNQGSCSIGRNNEVCKESQPTATQESEPMTAQRRRAMEHYLKLKSAGWLQDRSGQWVKDENVEFDSDEEEPSLLPSSPPTDSTEG from the exons ATGTCGTTTAAAAGAGATGGCAATGATCAGAGTCAATTGAATATCCTCAAG AAACGGCGTGTTGCAGATCTCCTGTCCAATTTCATTCCAGAGGATGAGGCAGCCTTGATGAAAAATGGAAG ATACACCTGCCTTGTGTGTTCATACCGCCCTGTTTTTGATACAGTTGACATACTGACAGTACACAGAAAGGGGAAAAGACATCTCGAAG GGATGAAGTGGTTTTATGGAAAGAAAACTCAACTGAAAAATGAGATATCTAAACGAAAACATGAAAACTATGTTCAAGCTGAAGATAGCCAACAG GAACCCTCTAGTTCTGCCCCCCTGTTGACACAGACACGTAAACTCACCCACCACGCCTTACTGAAGACTGTGCCATACAACAGTTGTCACACAAAGACCAG TACAAAGTCTGAAAAAGGATCAACTAGTTCCATTCCAGACTGTGACATCAGCCCCTCCAGCACAAGACTATCATCACCACATCAAACGTCAGTGGAGACGATAAGAGATACAGACATAATGTCCTTACCCAGTTCCAACAGTAATACAGCAG TCAATCAGGGATCGTGTTCAATCGGGAGAAATAATGAAGTGTGTAAGGAGTCTCAGCCAACAGCGACCCAGGAGTCGGAACCTATGACAGCTCAAAGGAGGAGAGCGATGGAGCATTACCTTAAATTGAAAAG TGCGGGATGGCTGCAGGACAGGAGTGGCCAGTGGGTAAAGGATGAGAATGTGGAGTTTGATTCAGATGAAGAGGAACCCTCATTGCTCCCATCCTCTCCCCCCACTGACTCAACAGAGGGCTGA
- the scnm1 gene encoding sodium channel modifier 1 isoform X2, with protein sequence MKNGRYTCLVCSYRPVFDTVDILTVHRKGKRHLEGMKWFYGKKTQLKNEISKRKHENYVQAEDSQQEPSSSAPLLTQTRKLTHHALLKTVPYNSCHTKTSTKSEKGSTSSIPDCDISPSSTRLSSPHQTSVETIRDTDIMSLPSSNSNTAVNQGSCSIGRNNEVCKESQPTATQESEPMTAQRRRAMEHYLKLKSAGWLQDRSGQWVKDENVEFDSDEEEPSLLPSSPPTDSTEG encoded by the exons ATGAAAAATGGAAG ATACACCTGCCTTGTGTGTTCATACCGCCCTGTTTTTGATACAGTTGACATACTGACAGTACACAGAAAGGGGAAAAGACATCTCGAAG GGATGAAGTGGTTTTATGGAAAGAAAACTCAACTGAAAAATGAGATATCTAAACGAAAACATGAAAACTATGTTCAAGCTGAAGATAGCCAACAG GAACCCTCTAGTTCTGCCCCCCTGTTGACACAGACACGTAAACTCACCCACCACGCCTTACTGAAGACTGTGCCATACAACAGTTGTCACACAAAGACCAG TACAAAGTCTGAAAAAGGATCAACTAGTTCCATTCCAGACTGTGACATCAGCCCCTCCAGCACAAGACTATCATCACCACATCAAACGTCAGTGGAGACGATAAGAGATACAGACATAATGTCCTTACCCAGTTCCAACAGTAATACAGCAG TCAATCAGGGATCGTGTTCAATCGGGAGAAATAATGAAGTGTGTAAGGAGTCTCAGCCAACAGCGACCCAGGAGTCGGAACCTATGACAGCTCAAAGGAGGAGAGCGATGGAGCATTACCTTAAATTGAAAAG TGCGGGATGGCTGCAGGACAGGAGTGGCCAGTGGGTAAAGGATGAGAATGTGGAGTTTGATTCAGATGAAGAGGAACCCTCATTGCTCCCATCCTCTCCCCCCACTGACTCAACAGAGGGCTGA
- the LOC139573695 gene encoding tropomodulin-4-like, with protein MSKSDPRDIDEDAILKGMSPEEIEALECELLEMDPENAILPAGYRQRDQTKKSSTGAFDRDALLDHLEKTALEHEDRDDLVPFTGEKKGRAFVPKEGHGKIPDHEQITLEPELEEALKNATDAEMCDIAAILGMYTLMSNKQYYDALGTTGTIANTEGINSVVKPDAFKIFPDEPPNPTNVEETLQQIQNNDSSLFDVNLNNIKDIPIPTLKEIFEAMKGNTHVEYLSIAATRSNDPVAYAVAEMLQENTTLQSLNIESNFITCEGMNAIVKAMASNTTLTEIKIDNQRQKLGDSCEMEIATMLENNSSIVKIGYHFTQQGPRARAAIAITKNNDMIRQQRVR; from the exons ATGTCAAAAAGCGACCCACGGGACATCGACGAGGATGCCATCCTCAAAGGGATGAGCCCTGAGGAGATAGAGGCGCTGGAGTGTGAGCTGCTGGAGATGGACCCCGAG AATGCCATCCTGCCAGCCGGGTACCGCCAGCGTGACCAGACCAAGAAGAGCTCAACGGGGGCGTTTGACCGTGACGCCCTGCTGGATCACTTAGAGAAAACAGCTCTGGAGCACGAGGACAGAGACGACCTGGTGCCCTTTACTGGCGAGAAGAAAG gGAGAGCGTTTGTTCCTAAGGAGGGCCATGGAAAGATCCCCGACCATGAGCAGATCACCCTGGAGCCTGAGCTGGAGGAGGCTCTGAAGAATGCCACAGACGCTGAGATGTGTGACATCGCAG CTATTCTGGGAATGTACACACTGATGAGCAACAAGCAGTACTACGACGCCTTGGGCACCACTGGTACCATCGCCAACACAGAGGGCATCAACA GTGTAGTAAAACCAGATGCATTCAAGATCTTCCCAGACGAGCCCCCCAACCCCACAAACGTGGAGGAGACCCTTCAGCAGATCCAGAATAACGACAGCAGCCTGTTTGATGTCAACCTCAACAACATCAAG GACATTCCCATCCCAACGCTGAAAGAGATCTTTGAGGCGATGAAGGGCAACACTCACGTGGAGTATCTGAGCATTGCCGCTACCCGTAGCAATGACCCCGTGGCCTAT GCTGTTGCTGAGATGCTCCAGGAGAACACCACTCTGCAGAGTCTTAACATCGAGTCCAACTTCATCACCTGCGAGGGCATGAATGCCATCGTCAAGGCCATGGCCAGCAACACCACACTGACCGAGATCAAGATTGACAACCAG AGACAGAAACTGGGGGACTCCTGTGAGATGGAGATTGCCACCATGTTGGAGAACAACTCCAGCATCGTAAAGATCGGCTACCACTTCACCCAGCAGGGGCCTCGGGCTAGAGCAGCCATCGCCATCACCAAGAACAATGACATGA TTCGTCAACAGAGAGTAAGATGA